From one Streptomyces sp. ICC1 genomic stretch:
- a CDS encoding DUF6059 family protein: protein MRNRKWWAFIAGLGAVGGVWVPLAPMDRDAAWSGEWGAGRPPIRPGGGPPPGHPEKWDSLQELSEEEKEIWRHLI, encoded by the coding sequence ATGCGCAATCGAAAGTGGTGGGCCTTCATCGCCGGGCTGGGTGCCGTCGGCGGAGTGTGGGTGCCCCTCGCGCCCATGGACCGCGATGCGGCCTGGTCCGGTGAATGGGGTGCGGGCCGGCCCCCGATCCGGCCCGGCGGCGGCCCGCCGCCGGGCCATCCGGAGAAATGGGACAGCCTTCAGGAATTGTCCGAGGAGGAAAAGGAGATCTGGCGGCACCTGATCTGA
- the metK gene encoding methionine adenosyltransferase, which yields MSRRLFTSESVTEGHPDKIADQISDTILDALLTEDPTSRVAVETLITTGQVHIAGEVTTTAYAPIAQLVRDKILEIGYDSSAKGFDGASCGVSVSIGAQSPDIAQGVDTAYEQRVEGAAGEEGDELDQQGAGDQGLMFGYATDETPELMPLPIHLAHRLSKRLTDVRKDGVLPYLRPDGKTQVTIEYDGDKPVRLDTVVVSSQHAPDIDLDALLTPDIREQVVEHVLAGLAADGIKLETAGYRLLVNPTGRFEIGGPMGDAGLTGRKIIIDTYGGMARHGGGAFSGKDPSKVDRSAAYAMRWVAKNVVAAGLASRCEVQVAYAIGKAEPVGLFVETFGTATVDAAKIEDAIAEVFDLRPAAIIRDLDLLRPIYAQTAAYGHFGRELPDFTWERTDRAEALKAAAGR from the coding sequence GTGTCCCGTCGCCTTTTCACCTCGGAGTCCGTGACCGAGGGCCACCCCGACAAGATCGCCGACCAGATCAGCGACACCATCCTCGACGCGCTCCTCACCGAGGACCCGACCTCGCGCGTGGCCGTCGAAACCCTCATCACCACCGGCCAGGTCCACATAGCCGGCGAGGTGACGACGACGGCGTACGCGCCGATCGCGCAGCTCGTCCGCGACAAGATCCTCGAGATCGGCTACGACTCCTCCGCCAAGGGCTTCGACGGCGCCTCGTGCGGCGTGTCGGTGTCCATCGGCGCGCAGTCCCCCGACATCGCGCAGGGCGTCGACACCGCCTACGAGCAGCGCGTCGAGGGCGCCGCGGGGGAGGAGGGGGACGAGCTCGACCAGCAGGGCGCCGGCGACCAGGGCCTGATGTTCGGCTACGCCACCGACGAGACCCCCGAGCTGATGCCGCTGCCCATCCACCTGGCCCACCGCCTCTCCAAGCGGCTGACCGACGTGCGCAAGGACGGGGTCCTGCCCTACCTGCGTCCCGACGGCAAGACCCAGGTCACCATCGAGTACGACGGCGACAAGCCCGTCCGCCTCGACACCGTCGTCGTGTCCTCGCAGCACGCCCCGGACATCGACCTGGACGCGCTGCTCACCCCCGACATCCGCGAGCAGGTCGTCGAGCACGTCCTCGCCGGGCTCGCCGCCGACGGCATCAAGCTGGAGACCGCGGGCTACCGGCTGCTGGTCAACCCGACCGGGCGCTTCGAGATCGGCGGCCCGATGGGCGACGCCGGTCTGACCGGCCGCAAGATCATCATCGACACGTACGGCGGCATGGCCCGCCACGGCGGCGGCGCCTTCTCGGGCAAGGACCCGTCCAAGGTCGACCGCTCCGCCGCGTACGCGATGCGCTGGGTCGCGAAGAACGTGGTCGCCGCCGGGCTCGCCTCGCGCTGCGAGGTCCAGGTCGCGTACGCGATCGGCAAGGCCGAGCCCGTCGGCCTGTTCGTCGAGACCTTCGGCACCGCCACCGTCGACGCCGCGAAGATCGAGGACGCCATCGCCGAGGTCTTCGACCTCCGCCCGGCCGCGATCATCCGCGACCTCGACCTGCTCCGCCCGATCTACGCCCAGACCGCCGCGTACGGCCACTTCGGCCGCGAGCTGCCGGACTTCACCTGGGAACGCACCGACCGCGCGGAGGCCCTCAAGGCCGCCGCCGGCCGCTGA
- a CDS encoding carbohydrate kinase family protein produces MKIALTGSIAVDHLMSFPGRFADQIILDRMDKVSLSFLADHLEVRRGGVAANIAFGLGSLGLHPVLVGAVGPDYGPEAERLVSFGVDTESVLVSQELHTARFVCTTDDDHNQIATFYAGAMSEARRIELAPVARRVGGLDLVVVSPNDPAAMLRHTDESRALGIPFAADPSQQLARLEPAEVRALVDGARYLFTNEYESALLQEKTGWTTPQVLSRVGSWITTHGADGARIAREDESPISVPAVPTAGPVEPTGAGDAFRAGFLAGTVWGWSPEGAARLGCALATVVLATVGTQEYETSRSALLEQVGGTYGQAQSPAGVS; encoded by the coding sequence GTGAAGATCGCTCTCACCGGTTCGATCGCCGTAGACCACCTGATGTCCTTCCCCGGCCGGTTCGCGGACCAGATCATCCTCGACCGGATGGACAAGGTCTCGCTCTCCTTCCTCGCCGACCACCTGGAGGTCCGGCGAGGGGGAGTGGCGGCCAACATCGCCTTCGGGCTCGGCTCGCTCGGCCTGCACCCCGTGCTGGTCGGCGCGGTCGGACCGGACTACGGCCCGGAGGCGGAGCGCCTCGTCTCCTTCGGCGTGGACACGGAATCCGTGCTGGTCAGCCAGGAGCTGCACACCGCACGCTTCGTCTGCACCACCGACGACGACCACAACCAGATCGCCACCTTCTACGCGGGCGCCATGAGCGAGGCCCGCCGCATCGAGCTGGCCCCCGTCGCCCGCCGGGTCGGCGGACTCGACCTCGTGGTCGTCTCCCCGAACGACCCGGCGGCGATGCTCCGCCACACGGACGAGAGCCGGGCGCTCGGCATCCCGTTCGCCGCGGATCCCTCGCAGCAGCTCGCCCGGCTGGAGCCGGCCGAGGTCCGCGCCCTCGTGGACGGGGCCCGCTACCTGTTCACCAACGAGTACGAGAGCGCCCTGCTCCAGGAGAAGACCGGCTGGACCACCCCCCAGGTGCTCTCCCGCGTCGGCAGCTGGATCACCACCCACGGCGCCGACGGAGCGCGCATCGCCCGCGAGGACGAGTCCCCGATCTCCGTCCCGGCGGTCCCCACCGCCGGGCCCGTCGAACCGACCGGCGCGGGCGACGCCTTCCGCGCGGGCTTCCTCGCGGGCACGGTCTGGGGCTGGAGCCCCGAAGGCGCCGCACGCCTGGGCTGCGCCCTGGCCACCGTCGTCCTCGCGACGGTCGGCACCCAGGAGTACGAGACCTCCCGCAGCGCCCTGCTGGAGCAGGTCGGCGGCACGTACGGGCAGGCCCAGTCCCCGGCGGGTGTGTCGTGA
- a CDS encoding homocysteine S-methyltransferase family protein — protein MTRDQTSRVAALREALASRVVVADGAMGTMLQAQDPTMEDFEQLEGCNEILNVTRPDIVANVHREYFAVGVDCVETNTFGTNHAALAEYDIADRNLELSVAGARIAREVADEFTASTGQQRWVLGSMGPGTKLPTLGHIDYATIRDAYQVNAEGLITGGADALLVETTQDLLQTKSSIVGARRAMEALGVSVPLICSVTVETTGTMLLGSEIGAALTALEPLGIDMIGLNCATGPAEMSEHLRYLARNSRIPLSCMPNAGLPVLGKNGAHYPLSAAELADAQETFVREYGLSLVGGCCGTTPEHLRQVVERVRELSPAVRDPRPEPGASSLYQTVPFRQDISYMAIGERTNANGSKKFREAMLDARWDDCVEMVRDQIREGAHMLDLCVDYVGRDGVADMQELAGRFATASTLPIVLDSTEVPVLRAGLEKIGGRAVINSVNYEDGDGPDSRFAKVTRLAQEHGAALIALTIDEEGQARTVEHKVAIAERLIEDLTGNWGIHESDIPSLAPARRPELPPVHGAVICVAAPCLVVSPEHGQLTGRGIDGVYRNGRRLLSRCVLRVAGRDPVAVQGRSLGADRAAFTATVRTGAEAGPDPDVGVERVRHADGTERITLRSFTVRLLRISVEVLLGTDLAELADVAAGRAGPELPAGVHAAGLRWTSGEAQAVTAAEPPPDDALASAGLLRWQLELRPGESRTIELRTTGDRGARAPAGHVANPLAEDARAEGDDPRVGAWLRTGVQDLGALLLRDPEVPADAYAAAGVPWRLGLAPAESLWAARMALPLGTGLAAATLRVLGRTQTGGRGADAGKIPGPLRGAGPQLPPGCTGTEATLAFPVVLAEARRWGMPEEEVARLLPAAERCLEWLRGALGEDGFLADPDPGPRRCETQAHAHRAALLGADLLAGCGRPGAEEWRERAAALRERFAARFWVDGPDGGRPAAALHPDGRPLPRLTGAAAHLLDTGLLGGGRLAPGLLDRVRTEQLARLLGAPGMDSGWGLRSMAVREPGHNPFGYRSGAVRPYESAVAVAGLAQAGFEKEATGLLRGLLDAAEGFGYRLPEMYAAEQRTAGSAPVPHPAACRPAAVAAAAGIHVLTALAGIRPDAPAGTVALNPLPGAPLGELRLSGLRVSGEPFAVRISRLGLGMVEEAADALQLGG, from the coding sequence GTGACCCGCGACCAGACCTCCCGGGTCGCCGCCCTGCGCGAGGCGCTGGCCTCGCGGGTGGTGGTGGCCGACGGGGCGATGGGGACGATGCTGCAGGCGCAGGATCCGACGATGGAGGATTTCGAGCAGCTCGAGGGCTGTAACGAGATCTTGAACGTGACGCGTCCGGACATCGTGGCGAATGTGCACCGGGAGTACTTCGCGGTGGGTGTCGACTGTGTGGAGACGAACACGTTCGGCACGAACCATGCGGCGCTGGCCGAGTACGACATCGCGGACCGGAATCTGGAGCTGTCGGTGGCGGGCGCGCGGATCGCGCGTGAGGTCGCGGACGAGTTCACGGCTTCGACGGGGCAGCAGCGCTGGGTCCTGGGCTCGATGGGTCCGGGCACGAAGCTCCCCACGCTGGGTCACATCGACTACGCGACGATCCGTGATGCGTATCAGGTGAATGCGGAGGGCCTGATCACGGGCGGCGCGGACGCACTGCTCGTGGAGACGACCCAGGACCTGCTGCAGACGAAGTCCTCGATCGTCGGCGCTCGCCGCGCGATGGAGGCGCTGGGTGTCTCCGTTCCGCTGATCTGCTCGGTGACGGTGGAGACGACCGGCACGATGCTGCTGGGCTCGGAGATCGGTGCGGCGCTCACGGCGCTGGAGCCGCTCGGCATCGACATGATCGGTCTGAACTGCGCGACGGGTCCGGCGGAGATGAGCGAGCACCTTCGCTACCTCGCCCGGAACTCACGCATCCCGCTCTCCTGCATGCCCAACGCCGGCCTGCCCGTCCTGGGCAAGAACGGGGCGCACTACCCGCTGTCGGCAGCCGAGCTGGCCGATGCGCAGGAGACCTTCGTCCGCGAGTACGGGCTGTCCCTGGTGGGTGGCTGCTGCGGAACGACGCCGGAGCACCTGCGCCAGGTCGTGGAACGCGTCCGTGAGCTGAGCCCTGCGGTGCGGGATCCGCGTCCGGAGCCGGGTGCTTCCTCGCTGTATCAGACGGTGCCGTTCCGGCAGGACATCTCGTACATGGCGATCGGCGAACGCACGAACGCCAACGGGTCGAAGAAGTTCCGCGAGGCCATGCTGGACGCCCGCTGGGACGACTGCGTGGAAATGGTCCGCGATCAGATCCGCGAGGGCGCGCACATGCTCGACCTGTGCGTGGACTACGTCGGGCGCGACGGCGTCGCCGACATGCAGGAGCTGGCCGGCCGTTTCGCTACGGCTTCGACGTTGCCGATCGTGCTGGACTCGACTGAGGTTCCGGTGCTGCGGGCGGGTCTGGAGAAGATCGGCGGCCGTGCGGTCATCAACTCGGTGAACTACGAGGACGGGGATGGTCCCGACTCCCGCTTCGCGAAGGTGACCCGTCTTGCTCAGGAGCATGGTGCCGCGCTGATCGCGCTGACCATCGACGAGGAGGGCCAGGCCCGCACCGTCGAGCACAAGGTCGCCATCGCCGAGCGCCTCATCGAGGACCTGACGGGCAACTGGGGAATCCACGAGTCGGACATCCCCTCCCTCGCGCCCGCCCGCAGACCCGAACTGCCGCCCGTGCACGGCGCGGTCATCTGCGTCGCGGCGCCGTGCCTGGTCGTCTCGCCCGAGCACGGCCAGCTCACCGGGCGCGGCATCGACGGCGTCTACCGCAACGGGCGCCGGCTGCTGTCCCGCTGCGTGCTGCGCGTCGCCGGCCGGGACCCGGTCGCCGTGCAGGGGCGCAGCCTCGGCGCGGACCGGGCCGCCTTCACCGCGACAGTCCGCACCGGAGCCGAGGCCGGGCCCGATCCGGACGTCGGCGTGGAGCGGGTCCGCCACGCGGACGGCACCGAGCGGATCACCCTGCGCAGCTTCACCGTCCGGCTGCTGCGGATCTCCGTGGAGGTTCTGCTAGGCACCGACCTGGCGGAGCTGGCCGACGTGGCCGCCGGCCGGGCCGGTCCGGAGCTGCCCGCCGGGGTGCACGCAGCCGGGCTGCGCTGGACCAGCGGCGAGGCCCAGGCCGTCACCGCGGCCGAGCCGCCCCCGGACGACGCGCTGGCCTCGGCCGGACTGCTGCGCTGGCAGCTCGAACTGCGCCCCGGGGAGTCCCGCACCATCGAACTGCGGACCACCGGGGACCGAGGCGCACGGGCTCCCGCCGGGCACGTGGCCAATCCACTGGCCGAAGACGCCCGCGCCGAGGGAGACGACCCGAGGGTCGGGGCGTGGCTGCGCACCGGCGTCCAGGACCTGGGCGCGCTCCTGCTCCGGGACCCCGAAGTACCGGCCGACGCCTACGCGGCTGCCGGGGTGCCGTGGCGGCTCGGACTGGCCCCGGCGGAGTCCCTCTGGGCCGCCCGCATGGCCCTCCCGCTCGGCACCGGGCTGGCCGCCGCGACCCTGCGGGTGCTCGGCCGCACCCAGACCGGCGGCCGCGGGGCCGACGCCGGGAAGATCCCGGGACCGTTGCGCGGGGCCGGGCCGCAGCTGCCCCCGGGCTGCACCGGGACCGAGGCGACGCTCGCCTTTCCGGTGGTGCTCGCCGAAGCCCGGCGCTGGGGGATGCCCGAGGAGGAGGTGGCCCGGCTGCTTCCGGCCGCCGAGCGGTGCCTGGAGTGGCTGCGGGGCGCCCTCGGGGAGGACGGCTTCCTCGCCGACCCCGACCCGGGGCCGCGCCGCTGCGAGACCCAGGCCCACGCCCATCGGGCCGCGCTGCTCGGAGCCGACCTGCTCGCCGGGTGCGGGCGGCCCGGAGCCGAGGAGTGGCGGGAGAGGGCGGCCGCCCTGCGGGAACGCTTCGCAGCCCGGTTCTGGGTCGACGGCCCCGACGGCGGCAGGCCCGCGGCGGCCCTGCATCCCGACGGGCGGCCGCTGCCCCGGCTGACGGGGGCCGCCGCGCACCTCCTCGACACCGGGCTGCTCGGGGGCGGCCGGCTCGCGCCGGGACTGCTCGACCGGGTCCGCACCGAACAGCTGGCGCGGCTGCTCGGAGCCCCCGGCATGGACTCCGGGTGGGGGCTGCGGAGCATGGCGGTCCGCGAGCCGGGGCACAACCCGTTCGGGTACCGCTCGGGCGCGGTGCGTCCGTACGAGAGCGCGGTCGCGGTGGCCGGACTGGCCCAGGCCGGCTTCGAGAAGGAGGCCACCGGGCTGCTCCGGGGCCTGCTGGACGCCGCGGAGGGCTTCGGGTACCGCCTCCCGGAGATGTACGCGGCCGAGCAGCGCACCGCGGGCAGTGCTCCGGTTCCGCATCCGGCCGCCTGCCGTCCGGCGGCGGTCGCGGCCGCCGCAGGGATCCACGTCCTGACCGCCCTGGCCGGAATCCGCCCGGACGCCCCGGCGGGCACGGTCGCCCTCAACCCGCTCCCCGGCGCCCCGCTCGGCGAGCTCCGCCTCTCCGGGCTGCGGGTCTCGGGCGAGCCCTTCGCCGTCCGGATCAGCCGGCTGGGACTCGGCATGGTGGAGGAGGCGGCCGATGCGCTCCAGCTGGGCGGTTAG
- a CDS encoding NUDIX domain-containing protein — translation MSPYDPSAFPPFAVTVDLVVLTVRRHALCALVVRRGEQPFQGRWALPGGFVRGDEDLAAAAARELSEETGLCAHDPAAPDVGNGAHLEQLATYGDPKRDPRMRVVSVAHLVLAPDLPAPRAGGDANSARWAPVDELLSAAGQAGAGLAFDHERILADGVERARSKIEYSSLATAFCPPEFTVGELRRVYEAVWGVALDPRNFHRKVTGTPGFLVPAGGTTTRQGGRPAQLFRAGGATLLNPPMLRPEV, via the coding sequence ATGTCGCCCTACGACCCGTCGGCCTTCCCGCCCTTCGCCGTCACCGTCGACCTGGTCGTGCTCACCGTGCGGCGCCACGCGCTCTGCGCGCTGGTGGTCCGGCGGGGTGAGCAGCCCTTCCAGGGTCGCTGGGCGCTGCCCGGCGGATTCGTGCGGGGCGATGAGGACCTGGCAGCGGCCGCGGCCCGCGAGCTGTCCGAGGAGACGGGCCTGTGCGCCCACGACCCGGCCGCTCCTGACGTGGGCAACGGGGCGCATCTCGAACAGCTGGCGACCTACGGCGATCCGAAGCGTGATCCGCGCATGCGCGTGGTCAGCGTGGCGCACCTGGTGCTGGCTCCGGACCTGCCCGCACCCCGGGCCGGCGGCGATGCCAACAGTGCGCGCTGGGCCCCCGTCGACGAGCTCCTCTCCGCCGCCGGGCAGGCCGGCGCCGGACTCGCCTTCGACCACGAGCGGATCCTCGCGGACGGGGTGGAGCGGGCCCGCTCGAAGATCGAGTACTCCTCCCTGGCCACCGCCTTCTGCCCGCCCGAGTTCACCGTCGGCGAGTTGCGGCGGGTCTACGAAGCGGTCTGGGGCGTCGCCCTGGATCCGCGCAACTTCCACCGCAAGGTCACCGGCACCCCCGGGTTCCTGGTTCCGGCCGGGGGGACGACGACCCGTCAGGGCGGTCGGCCCGCCCAGCTGTTCCGTGCGGGCGGGGCCACCCTGCTCAACCCGCCGATGCTGCGCCCCGAAGTCTGA